In Dyadobacter subterraneus, a single genomic region encodes these proteins:
- a CDS encoding SDR family NAD(P)-dependent oxidoreductase, translated as MDNFEGQVAIVTGAASGLGLSIARKLLNSGAKLALLDLNESALLSSFDSFSEQVMCVGIDITNQQLVEETVSKILAHFGKIDILVNCAGITGQTNLKSHEVSTENLQKVFELNFMSSFYTSKAVIPNMLSNNYGRILHIASIAGKEGNAGMLAYSASKAAVIGMAKVQGKEYAENGITVNALAPAVIQTPLVDAMPEAQVKYMTDKIPMKRCGTLEEAANLAAYIVSPLNSFTTGFTFDLSGGRATY; from the coding sequence ATGGATAATTTTGAAGGACAAGTTGCCATTGTAACCGGAGCTGCATCCGGACTTGGTTTGTCTATTGCCCGTAAACTTTTGAATAGCGGCGCAAAGCTGGCTTTACTGGATTTGAACGAAAGTGCCCTTTTGAGCTCATTTGATAGCTTTTCTGAGCAGGTTATGTGCGTGGGTATAGACATCACAAACCAGCAGCTGGTTGAAGAAACGGTATCAAAAATTCTGGCACATTTTGGCAAAATTGATATTCTGGTCAACTGCGCAGGCATTACCGGCCAGACCAACTTAAAAAGTCACGAGGTAAGTACCGAAAATCTGCAAAAGGTTTTTGAGCTGAATTTCATGAGCAGTTTTTACACTTCCAAGGCGGTGATTCCCAATATGCTTTCCAACAATTATGGACGAATTCTGCATATAGCATCAATCGCCGGAAAAGAAGGAAATGCAGGAATGCTCGCATATTCCGCCAGTAAAGCGGCTGTCATCGGGATGGCAAAAGTGCAGGGGAAAGAATATGCAGAAAATGGGATAACGGTGAATGCACTGGCTCCGGCTGTGATCCAAACGCCGCTGGTGGACGCAATGCCCGAAGCGCAGGTAAAATACATGACTGATAAAATACCGATGAAACGTTGTGGAACGCTGGAAGAAGCAGCTAATCTTGCCGCTTACATTGTGTCTCCATTGAACAGTTTTACCACAGGATTCACCTTTGATCTTTCGGGCGGAAGAGCAACTTACTAG